From the Octadecabacter antarcticus 307 genome, one window contains:
- a CDS encoding rod-binding protein has translation MEIRPTQAAVAPTSAREDQLMAVAQSLEAVFLAEMLKSAGVGETPEDFGGGAGEDQFASFLRDEQAKQMTQAGGIGLAQSMFDAMIAKSR, from the coding sequence ATGGAAATACGCCCAACCCAGGCCGCAGTTGCACCCACCAGCGCGCGCGAAGATCAACTGATGGCGGTCGCGCAATCACTTGAGGCGGTGTTCTTGGCAGAAATGTTGAAGTCGGCGGGGGTCGGCGAAACGCCAGAAGACTTTGGCGGTGGCGCAGGCGAAGACCAGTTCGCATCGTTCCTGCGTGATGAACAAGCCAAGCAGATGACACAAGCGGGTGGCATCGGTCTGGCACAATCGATGTTTGATGCCATGATTGCGAAATCCCGATGA